One genomic segment of Gallaecimonas xiamenensis 3-C-1 includes these proteins:
- a CDS encoding LrgB family protein — translation MTLPANPWLQGAFWSLLTIAFYLLAKAIHRRWRRSWLTPLLLAPALLLVPVLALHASYHDYISATGWLVALLGPTTVAFAVPIYEQRAVIRRYWPVLALGALAGSLTAVLTSWALATLLGLDGALRLSLLPRSISTPFAMAMSTDIGGLPDLTAIFVVITGVLGGVIGEVLLLRLKVRSALAKGAALGMGAHGAGTAKAQELGREEGTIAGLVMVLVGLLNVLAAPLLAWCLAP, via the coding sequence ATGACCCTGCCCGCTAACCCCTGGTTGCAGGGGGCCTTCTGGTCCTTGCTGACCATCGCCTTTTACCTGTTGGCCAAGGCCATACACCGGCGTTGGCGCCGCAGCTGGCTGACGCCACTGCTGCTGGCCCCGGCCTTGCTGTTGGTGCCGGTACTGGCCCTGCACGCCAGTTACCACGACTACATCAGCGCCACCGGCTGGCTGGTGGCCCTGCTGGGCCCCACCACCGTTGCCTTTGCGGTACCCATCTACGAACAAAGGGCCGTTATCCGCCGCTATTGGCCGGTGCTGGCCTTGGGGGCCCTGGCCGGCAGCCTGACTGCGGTGCTGACCAGTTGGGCCCTGGCGACCCTGCTAGGGCTGGACGGCGCCTTGCGCCTGAGCCTGTTGCCCCGTTCCATCAGCACCCCCTTTGCCATGGCCATGTCCACCGACATTGGCGGCCTGCCGGATTTGACCGCCATCTTCGTGGTGATAACCGGGGTCTTGGGGGGCGTGATTGGCGAGGTGTTGCTGCTGCGCCTGAAGGTCCGTTCGGCCCTCGCCAAGGGGGCGGCCCTTGGCATGGGGGCCCATGGGGCCGGCACCGCCAAGGCCCAGGAACTGGGCCGGGAAGAGGGCACCATAGCCGGTCTGGTGATGGTGCTGGTGGGGCTGTTGAACGTCTTGGCGGCGCCTTTGCTGGCCTGGTGCCTGGCGCCATAA
- a CDS encoding YbfB/YjiJ family MFS transporter — translation MTTADNTGHPGNNDSQRIPWAAILAGFCASLIGIGLARFAYTPLIPPLISAGWFSADKVIYLGAANLAGYLIGALLARPLGRRFGNVPVLKVMMLLTAIAFFACGFPLSISWFFGWRLLSGVTGGVIMVLVAATLLPHIPASRRGLASGAIFLGLGVGIAGSGTLVPLLLSWGLKATWLGLGAIGLLLTALSWRGWPRHHQAQPAITGRSAEHSGFALKVFYLQYGLMAAALVPTMVFMVDYVARGLGQGAHVGALFWVLYGLGAIAGPVLYGQLGDKLGASGALRLLVTVQALAVMLLLASSNLVSTAIATVLIGTFPPGMVPLALHKVHQLLPGDHQAQAATWSRATVVFASFQALAGYGYSYLFTQSGGSYPLLFALAVLALVLILLGDGLLVLKAGRKGPAAEQA, via the coding sequence CCCGGGAATAATGATTCGCAGCGTATTCCCTGGGCCGCCATCCTGGCCGGCTTTTGCGCCAGCCTGATCGGCATCGGCCTGGCCCGTTTTGCCTACACGCCGCTGATCCCGCCGTTGATCTCCGCCGGTTGGTTCAGCGCCGACAAGGTGATTTACCTAGGCGCCGCCAACCTGGCCGGTTACCTGATAGGCGCCCTGCTGGCACGGCCTTTGGGCCGGCGCTTTGGCAATGTGCCAGTGCTAAAGGTGATGATGCTGCTCACCGCCATCGCCTTTTTCGCGTGCGGCTTTCCGCTGTCCATCAGTTGGTTCTTCGGCTGGCGGCTGCTGTCGGGGGTCACCGGCGGGGTGATCATGGTGCTGGTGGCCGCCACCTTGCTGCCCCATATCCCGGCCAGCCGCCGGGGCCTTGCCAGTGGCGCCATTTTCCTCGGCCTTGGGGTTGGTATTGCTGGCTCCGGCACCCTGGTGCCCTTGTTGCTGAGCTGGGGCCTTAAAGCCACCTGGCTCGGCCTTGGGGCCATCGGCCTGCTGCTCACCGCCCTTAGCTGGCGCGGCTGGCCGCGCCATCATCAAGCCCAGCCAGCCATTACCGGCCGCAGCGCCGAGCACTCCGGCTTTGCCCTCAAGGTGTTTTATCTGCAATACGGGCTGATGGCCGCCGCCTTGGTGCCGACCATGGTGTTTATGGTGGATTACGTGGCCAGGGGGCTTGGCCAGGGCGCCCATGTGGGAGCCCTGTTCTGGGTGCTGTACGGCCTTGGGGCCATTGCCGGGCCGGTGCTTTATGGCCAACTTGGTGACAAGTTGGGCGCCTCAGGGGCACTGCGGCTGTTGGTGACGGTGCAGGCGCTGGCAGTCATGCTACTGCTGGCCAGCAGCAACCTGGTCAGTACCGCCATTGCCACTGTACTGATTGGTACCTTCCCGCCCGGCATGGTGCCACTGGCGCTGCACAAGGTGCACCAATTGCTGCCGGGGGACCACCAGGCCCAGGCCGCCACCTGGAGCCGGGCCACAGTGGTCTTTGCCAGCTTCCAGGCCCTGGCGGGTTATGGCTACTCCTACCTATTTACCCAGTCGGGGGGCAGTTACCCTCTGCTGTTTGCCCTGGCGGTCCTGGCGCTGGTGTTGATACTGCTTGGGGATGGGTTGCTGGTATTAAAAGCCGGCCGCAAGGGGCCTGCCGCCGAGCAGGCTTGA